The proteins below are encoded in one region of Sphaerodactylus townsendi isolate TG3544 linkage group LG06, MPM_Stown_v2.3, whole genome shotgun sequence:
- the LOC125435513 gene encoding carcinoembryonic antigen-related cell adhesion molecule 16-like, with the protein MELPKGPLIPEGYLPGRLCRYNRLKTSITGKDVAGTGFCMVRWKKGKTKFYEGSIYLQVSASNQFSIPVQCVPPWPNQGQEVTLTLQGIPRELESCEWFKAGPSGNLQPIDWYSPGEQQQDNHTISNKRVTVGRDCSLRITKLTTADSGNYTVKMEVFEDRQQHQPVNGTEPQGPGEIREHWGQVKLQVNQGSGTYPVPSGAHNEGCQFRVGK; encoded by the exons ATGGAGCTACCCAAGGGGCCGCTGATCCCAGAGGGCTATCTTCCTGGCAG GCTGTGCCGGTACAACAGACTTAAAACCAGCATAACCGGTAAAGATGTTGCCGGCACAGGGTTTTGTATGGTTCG Gtggaagaaaggcaag ACGAAGTTCTATGAAGGCTCCATTTATCTACAAGTGTCAG CCTCGAATCAATTCAGCATCCCCGTCCAATGCGTACCACCGTGGCCCAATCAAGGGCAGGAAGTCACCCTGACCCTGCAAGGAATCCCCCGGGAGTTAGAGTCTTGTGAGTGGTTCAAAGCGGGACCTTCCGGGAACTTGCAGCCCATTGATTGGTACAGTCCGGGAGAACAGCAGCAGGATAATCACACTATAAGCAATAAGAGGGTCACCGTGGGTCGGGATTGCTCTTTGCGCATCACAAAACTCACCACGGCCGACTCCGGCAATTACACTGTGAAGATGGAGGTGTTTGAGGATCGTCAGCAGCACCAGCCGGTCAATGGGACCGAGCCCCAAGGTCCTGGAGAGATCCGGGAACACTGGGGCCAAGTCAAACTACAGGTCAACCAAGGCTCTGGTACGTATCCGGTCCCTTCTGGGGCACACAATGAGGGTTGCCAATTCCGTGTTGGGAAGTAG